Proteins encoded in a region of the Pseudanabaena sp. BC1403 genome:
- the pgsA gene encoding CDP-diacylglycerol--glycerol-3-phosphate 3-phosphatidyltransferase: MITLPTWVTLSRLIAVPIIFGLFLWQDSELTRLIALSVFIIAAITDWLDGYLARKLNQITELGKFLDPLVDKVLTIALFLLFIELGQVPAWAVFLIITRELLITAWRGAPSASSQEISGETSKPQIVGANFWGKAKTVMQIIAIAALLVKIPYAIAFFWIAVLLTLISGILYVVPAAKG; the protein is encoded by the coding sequence ATGATTACATTACCAACTTGGGTAACTTTATCAAGGTTGATCGCGGTTCCTATTATTTTTGGGCTATTTCTTTGGCAAGATAGCGAACTTACTCGCCTAATTGCGCTAAGCGTGTTTATCATTGCGGCAATTACCGATTGGCTAGATGGATATTTAGCAAGAAAACTTAATCAAATAACAGAACTGGGTAAATTCCTTGATCCCCTTGTCGATAAAGTCCTGACGATCGCCTTATTCTTATTGTTCATTGAACTCGGTCAGGTTCCTGCTTGGGCAGTATTTTTAATTATTACGCGAGAGCTATTGATCACCGCTTGGCGTGGTGCGCCGAGTGCATCTAGTCAGGAGATTTCTGGCGAAACAAGTAAACCGCAAATTGTTGGTGCAAATTTTTGGGGGAAAGCGAAAACTGTAATGCAAATCATAGCAATTGCCGCTTTATTGGTCAAAATTCCCTATGCGATCGCCTTTTTCTGGATTGCAGTCTTACTCACGTTGATTTCTGGCATTCTCTATGTTGTGCCAGCAGCAAAGGGCTAG
- a CDS encoding heme oxygenase (biliverdin-producing), translated as MTSHLATRLREGTQQSHTAAENTAFMKCFLKGIVEIVPFRKLLANLYLVYSTLEAELKRHADHPIVGKMYFPEIDRQANLEQDLAFYFGDNWRSELIPLKAGQVYVDRILEISNTDPALLIAHSYTRYMGDLSGGQALKHIIRSALDLPSDRGTTFYEFDQLPTIEAKRDFKDKYRHTLDSLVVDEDTILRIVEEANYAFTLNRNVVDELEADVRAVVDPHVFELLTKQNRVGSTTHHDRMVSV; from the coding sequence ATGACTAGTCACTTAGCTACCCGTCTACGCGAAGGTACACAACAGTCTCATACAGCCGCCGAAAACACCGCATTTATGAAGTGCTTTCTTAAGGGAATTGTGGAAATTGTTCCTTTTAGAAAATTATTGGCTAATCTTTACCTTGTTTACAGTACGCTTGAGGCAGAGTTAAAGCGTCATGCCGATCATCCCATCGTTGGCAAAATGTATTTCCCAGAAATCGATCGCCAAGCAAATTTAGAACAAGATTTGGCTTTCTATTTTGGTGATAATTGGCGTTCAGAACTTATTCCTTTAAAAGCAGGACAGGTTTATGTCGATCGCATTCTGGAAATTTCTAACACTGATCCAGCCCTTCTCATTGCCCATTCCTACACGCGCTATATGGGAGATCTGTCAGGTGGACAGGCTTTGAAACATATTATTCGTTCGGCTTTGGATTTGCCAAGCGATCGCGGTACAACTTTCTATGAATTTGACCAACTACCAACCATTGAGGCAAAGAGAGATTTTAAGGATAAGTATCGACATACGCTAGATTCTCTGGTTGTGGATGAAGACACAATTTTGAGAATTGTGGAAGAGGCAAACTATGCTTTTACACTCAATCGCAATGTGGTAGATGAGTTAGAAGCCGATGTTAGAGCAGTAGTTGATCCCCATGTTTTTGAGCTACTTACTAAGCAGAATCGCGTCGGTAGCACAACACATCACGATCGCATGGTATCAGTCTAA
- a CDS encoding glycosyltransferase encodes MSYSLISVPLGTFQVNELLFSESVDESNFDQVSQSQANLVKFSLIVPTYNESKNLAKLVEILTQLLNNYFHENYELIIVDDDSPDLTWQVGLDLLPNYPQLRVMRRQGEKGLSTAVIRGWQSSQGEILGVIDGDLQHPPETLIKMLDEMAKGADLAVASRHVEGGGVSDWGFMRRVLSRGAQMLGLLILPNVIGRVSDPMSGYFMVRRSAIANCPMNPLGYKILIEVLGRGNIGSVAEVGYVFQERQEGESKVTWRQYVDYILHLLRLRSRGRVTKLREKLRVPVKRFFKFGLVGLSGVFIDMAIFYLLSDASSLGWGLTRSKIIASEVAVLNNFLWNDLWTFRDLSQQQSGWKKVIKRFVKFNLICLLGIGLNLIILNLLYNYFGVNKYIANLIAIAIVTIWNFWFNLKLSWRVTQTK; translated from the coding sequence ATGTCCTACTCTCTCATCTCTGTTCCTCTGGGCACATTTCAAGTTAATGAACTTCTCTTCTCTGAAAGTGTAGATGAGTCAAATTTTGATCAAGTTTCTCAGTCGCAGGCGAACCTAGTTAAATTTTCGCTAATTGTACCTACTTACAATGAGAGCAAGAACTTAGCGAAGCTAGTGGAAATCCTGACTCAGTTATTAAATAATTATTTCCATGAAAACTATGAGTTAATTATCGTTGATGATGATAGTCCAGATTTGACTTGGCAAGTTGGATTAGATCTATTGCCAAACTATCCTCAATTGCGAGTAATGCGTCGTCAAGGAGAGAAAGGGCTTTCGACAGCGGTGATTCGGGGTTGGCAATCTTCGCAAGGAGAGATTTTGGGGGTGATTGATGGAGATTTGCAGCATCCACCAGAAACGCTGATTAAGATGCTTGATGAAATGGCGAAGGGAGCAGATTTAGCGGTGGCTAGTCGCCATGTCGAGGGTGGCGGTGTCAGCGATTGGGGATTTATGCGGCGGGTTCTATCAAGGGGCGCACAGATGCTAGGTCTGCTCATTTTACCTAATGTAATCGGTCGAGTTTCTGATCCGATGAGTGGCTATTTTATGGTCAGGCGCAGTGCGATCGCTAACTGTCCGATGAATCCCTTAGGCTATAAAATTTTGATTGAAGTACTTGGGCGCGGCAATATTGGCTCTGTTGCTGAGGTTGGCTATGTATTTCAAGAACGTCAAGAGGGCGAGAGTAAGGTGACTTGGCGGCAATATGTGGATTATATTTTGCATCTATTGCGTTTGCGATCGCGTGGTCGAGTTACCAAACTACGTGAAAAATTGCGAGTTCCTGTCAAACGTTTTTTTAAGTTTGGACTTGTTGGCTTGAGTGGCGTATTTATAGATATGGCAATCTTCTATTTACTTAGTGATGCTTCTTCTCTGGGATGGGGACTAACACGTAGTAAGATAATTGCGTCTGAAGTGGCAGTTCTCAATAATTTTCTTTGGAATGATCTCTGGACATTTCGGGATCTTTCTCAGCAACAATCTGGGTGGAAAAAAGTAATTAAGAGATTTGTGAAGTTCAATCTAATTTGCTTACTGGGGATTGGATTGAATCTGATAATCCTCAATCTCCTTTACAATTATTTCGGTGTCAATAAATATATTGCTAACTTGATTGCGATCGCGATCGTCACAATATGGAACTTCTGGTTTAATCTCAAACTTAGCTGGCGAGTTACCCAAACCAAATAA
- a CDS encoding ABC transporter permease subunit, producing the protein MYQPTIDPKSKFSSRWSLGDVLLPLAIIAFIFIIVQTARNFTGTYESGYVVNLSLSFLPSYALQTLVRMLAAYSISLVFSLLYAYVAYRSALWSKVLIPLLDVLQSIPVLSFLPAVVLALVGLFPGQRLGIEIASILLIFTGMTWNMTFSFYQSLSSIPKELIEASQVYRLGAWQRFWTLELPSGVVGLVWNSVMSVAGGWFFLMQTESFTLSNRDFTLPGLGSFLKAAADAGDNRAIFSGLVVLIGIITIIDYFVWRPLIAWAEKFKNETVEAAQVPESRVLDFLRRSPTMRIISDRLLMPISEAVNHSFRRKAPSSLISLHKTSQWINWFNWLLVGLAGFIVLSGASSAIALLSHMPLNSWKQVAIGALFTAIRVFIVLIISLIITVPIGVSIGRNPKLAQFLQPIVQIAASVPATALFPVLLLYLGNMAGGLDIGAVILMTLGSMWYILFNVIAGAQAIPSELFEAARVYKLSPLQRWKTLILPGIFPYLVTGIITAVGGAWNASIAGEYVKFQGRVLTATGLGSTITQASDVGDFPLLLASTIVMSLLVVTTNRLVWRPLYRLAQAKYQLVV; encoded by the coding sequence ATGTATCAGCCCACTATCGATCCCAAATCAAAATTTAGCTCGCGTTGGAGCCTTGGTGATGTTTTACTACCTTTGGCGATCATTGCTTTTATATTCATCATTGTACAAACTGCTAGGAACTTTACAGGTACTTACGAAAGTGGCTATGTAGTTAATCTATCCCTGAGTTTTTTACCTAGTTACGCATTGCAAACACTAGTGAGAATGTTGGCTGCATACTCGATCTCGTTGGTGTTTAGCCTCTTATATGCCTATGTCGCCTATCGTTCGGCTTTGTGGTCAAAGGTTCTCATTCCTCTATTAGATGTTCTCCAGTCGATTCCAGTACTGTCATTTTTGCCTGCTGTTGTACTTGCTTTAGTAGGTTTGTTTCCTGGGCAACGATTGGGAATTGAGATTGCTTCGATTTTACTGATTTTTACGGGCATGACTTGGAATATGACCTTTAGTTTTTATCAATCGCTAAGTAGTATTCCTAAAGAATTGATCGAAGCAAGTCAAGTTTATCGGCTCGGAGCTTGGCAGCGTTTCTGGACGCTAGAACTACCTTCAGGCGTGGTGGGTTTAGTTTGGAATAGTGTGATGTCTGTGGCTGGCGGTTGGTTCTTTTTGATGCAAACAGAATCATTTACGCTCTCCAATCGAGACTTTACGCTTCCAGGACTAGGTTCATTTCTGAAGGCGGCGGCAGATGCAGGCGATAACCGAGCAATTTTTAGTGGACTAGTGGTTTTAATTGGCATAATTACGATCATTGATTATTTTGTGTGGAGACCTCTAATTGCTTGGGCTGAGAAGTTTAAAAATGAGACGGTTGAAGCTGCTCAAGTACCAGAATCACGAGTACTAGACTTTTTAAGGCGATCGCCTACGATGCGAATTATTAGCGATCGCTTGCTTATGCCAATCTCTGAAGCTGTCAATCATAGCTTTAGACGTAAAGCTCCAAGCTCTCTGATTAGTCTGCATAAAACATCGCAGTGGATTAATTGGTTTAACTGGCTATTAGTTGGGTTAGCAGGTTTTATTGTTTTGAGTGGTGCATCAAGTGCGATCGCGTTACTGAGTCATATGCCATTGAATTCTTGGAAACAAGTAGCGATCGGTGCTCTTTTTACTGCTATTCGAGTATTTATCGTCCTAATTATTTCTTTAATAATCACGGTTCCGATCGGAGTATCGATCGGGAGAAATCCTAAGCTAGCCCAGTTTTTGCAGCCAATTGTCCAAATCGCCGCTTCAGTTCCTGCGACAGCTTTATTTCCAGTTCTATTATTGTATTTAGGGAATATGGCTGGTGGTTTGGATATTGGTGCAGTGATCCTGATGACTTTAGGAAGTATGTGGTACATTCTGTTCAATGTAATTGCTGGAGCACAAGCTATTCCTTCAGAACTGTTTGAAGCAGCGCGAGTATATAAACTTTCTCCATTGCAACGTTGGAAGACTTTGATTTTGCCAGGGATTTTTCCGTATTTAGTGACAGGGATTATTACAGCCGTTGGGGGTGCATGGAATGCGAGTATTGCTGGCGAATATGTCAAGTTTCAAGGAAGAGTGCTGACAGCAACGGGGCTAGGATCGACAATTACGCAAGCCTCGGACGTGGGGGATTTCCCACTTTTGCTGGCTTCCACCATTGTGATGTCGCTACTAGTTGTCACAACTAATCGCTTAGTGTGGCGACCACTTTATCGATTGGCTCAGGCTAAGTATCAATTAGTTGTTTAA
- a CDS encoding nitrate/sulfonate/bicarbonate ABC transporter ATP-binding protein, which translates to MVQKAAKNSFVALEGVGKSYLQPNGQTISIIENINCQLQVGEIIALLGPSGSGKSTLMRMIAGLIPPSSGKVLYYNRPLVGLNPGVAIVFQNFALYPWLTVLENVELGLKAKGEAKDTREQKALRMIDVIGLDGFENAYPKELSGGMRQRVGFARALAVEPELLCMDEPFSALDVLTAENLRFELLDLWLEKRIPTKSILIVTHGIEEAVTLADRVIVLGRNPGRIRADLPITLPHYRDRKSPEFQALVDQVYKILTNPDLPDLSTQTATTTTSSSEPKTQAKYQSLPHVRIGSVAGLLELLEGRQDKDLYRIAQELLLEVDDILPIVDASKLMELVAVTEGDIQLSAIGENFINSNIDERKAIIRDLLQKNIRLVQQICQLLQAKRNHRISEELVLDLLENHFTSKEAQRQLRTAMDWGRYAELFSYDEPSGEIFIEESTTETEESE; encoded by the coding sequence ATGGTTCAAAAAGCCGCAAAAAATAGCTTCGTTGCCTTAGAAGGTGTTGGTAAGTCTTACTTACAGCCAAATGGGCAGACTATTTCGATTATTGAAAATATTAATTGTCAGTTGCAAGTAGGTGAAATTATTGCTTTGTTAGGACCATCAGGCTCTGGCAAGTCAACATTAATGCGAATGATTGCTGGGTTAATCCCACCTTCCTCTGGGAAAGTACTTTATTACAATCGCCCATTAGTAGGATTAAACCCAGGGGTAGCGATCGTTTTTCAAAATTTTGCACTTTATCCTTGGTTAACTGTCTTAGAGAATGTAGAACTTGGGCTAAAAGCAAAGGGAGAAGCAAAGGATACTAGAGAGCAAAAAGCCCTTCGGATGATCGATGTGATTGGTTTAGATGGATTTGAGAATGCTTATCCTAAAGAGCTATCAGGCGGGATGCGTCAGCGTGTTGGTTTTGCCAGAGCTTTGGCGGTGGAGCCAGAATTGTTATGTATGGATGAGCCATTTTCGGCATTGGATGTGTTAACTGCCGAGAACTTACGTTTTGAGTTGCTTGACCTTTGGCTAGAAAAACGTATTCCCACTAAGTCAATTTTGATCGTGACGCATGGGATTGAAGAGGCGGTGACGCTTGCCGATCGCGTAATTGTTTTGGGGCGTAACCCTGGGCGAATTCGTGCTGATTTGCCAATTACACTCCCCCATTATCGCGATCGCAAAAGCCCTGAGTTCCAAGCCTTAGTTGACCAAGTTTACAAGATCTTGACAAATCCTGATCTGCCAGATTTATCGACGCAGACTGCCACCACCACGACTTCCAGCTCTGAGCCTAAAACTCAAGCAAAATATCAATCCCTTCCCCATGTCCGCATTGGCTCAGTAGCTGGCTTATTAGAACTTCTGGAAGGTCGTCAAGATAAAGATCTATATCGAATTGCTCAAGAACTTTTGTTGGAAGTAGATGATATATTGCCAATTGTGGACGCTAGCAAACTAATGGAACTAGTTGCGGTCACGGAGGGTGATATTCAACTATCAGCGATCGGTGAGAATTTTATTAATAGTAATATTGATGAGCGCAAAGCAATTATTCGCGATCTTTTGCAAAAGAATATTCGCTTAGTCCAACAAATTTGCCAGCTTTTGCAGGCCAAGCGTAATCATCGCATTTCGGAGGAATTAGTTCTCGATCTTTTAGAGAATCATTTCACTAGTAAAGAAGCTCAGCGCCAACTCAGGACAGCAATGGACTGGGGACGCTATGCTGAATTATTCAGCTATGACGAACCTTCAGGTGAAATCTTTATTGAAGAGAGTACTACAGAAACTGAAGAGTCTGAATAA